The Oscillospiraceae bacterium genome has a segment encoding these proteins:
- a CDS encoding Hsp20/alpha crystallin family protein: MLNRRNNHAMTAYDPFREMDNFERHFFEDPFGVFFSNDSQSAFKTDITDEGDAYRLEADLPGFDKKDIHVDINGDRMTVSAQRHSDYEEKDKKGKYIRSERSYGTYSRSFDVSGVDTEGIKGGYKDGVLTLTLPKKAEDTPTSHRIELE, from the coding sequence ATGCTGAATCGTAGAAATAATCATGCAATGACCGCTTATGATCCCTTTAGAGAGATGGATAACTTTGAGCGCCACTTTTTTGAGGACCCCTTTGGTGTGTTCTTCAGTAACGATAGTCAGTCTGCCTTTAAGACGGATATTACCGATGAGGGTGACGCTTACAGATTGGAAGCGGACTTGCCCGGATTTGATAAGAAAGATATTCATGTGGACATTAACGGCGATCGGATGACCGTCAGTGCGCAGCGCCACTCCGACTATGAGGAGAAAGACAAAAAAGGCAAGTACATTCGCTCTGAGCGTTCTTATGGCACTTACAGCCGCAGCTTCGATGTAAGCGGTGTAGATACTGAGGGTATTAAGGGCGGCTACAAGGACGGCGTGCTGACCTTGACCTTGCCGAAAAAGGCGGAGGACACCCCCACGAGCCACAGAATTGAACTGGAATAA
- a CDS encoding Coenzyme F420 hydrogenase/dehydrogenase, beta subunit C-terminal domain, producing the protein MLNTPKVRCTGCTACVAACPKSCLHIERDKEGFFYPVAEETVCISCDRCNRVCPAQKSLPVDDKEPLCYAAISRQDRQRTQSSSGGVFSLLAEKVLEQCGVVYGAAMEPDLTVHHLRITHTEDLPRLMGSKYVQSRMGDCFTGVQLDLEQGRKVLFSGTGCQVQGLLGYLGGPKPGLLTVDVICHGVPSEAVWQAYAKAIDAQMPLFFRDKCTGWQQYSVQLNGTAHPYRQDPYMRLFLSDVILRPSCYHCPAKGASRVSDLTLADFWGIQNVDSTMFDDKGTSLVLVHSAAGKQALAQIRSDLLLKAEPLESALAGNPSALHSATEPKARAAFFAEFEKRQGDLDYRRAADKYCLFYGKSVKQKAVACAKKLLRRG; encoded by the coding sequence TTGCTGAATACGCCGAAAGTGCGGTGCACCGGCTGTACCGCTTGTGTGGCTGCATGCCCCAAAAGCTGTTTGCATATAGAGCGGGACAAAGAGGGATTTTTCTACCCTGTGGCAGAGGAAACGGTTTGTATAAGCTGTGACCGCTGCAACCGGGTTTGCCCGGCACAAAAGTCGTTGCCGGTGGATGATAAGGAACCCCTTTGTTATGCCGCCATTTCTCGGCAAGACCGACAGCGGACACAAAGCTCCTCCGGTGGTGTATTCTCCCTTTTGGCGGAGAAAGTGTTGGAGCAGTGCGGCGTAGTCTACGGTGCGGCAATGGAGCCGGATCTGACGGTGCACCATCTGCGCATAACGCATACAGAGGATCTGCCCCGTCTGATGGGCAGCAAATATGTGCAAAGCCGTATGGGGGATTGCTTTACTGGAGTACAACTGGATTTGGAACAGGGCAGGAAAGTGCTGTTCTCCGGCACCGGCTGCCAGGTGCAAGGACTGCTGGGCTATTTAGGCGGACCAAAGCCGGGACTGTTGACGGTAGATGTGATTTGCCACGGCGTGCCGTCGGAAGCGGTATGGCAGGCTTATGCCAAGGCCATCGATGCGCAGATGCCCTTGTTTTTTCGCGACAAATGCACCGGCTGGCAGCAGTATTCCGTGCAACTGAACGGTACGGCACACCCGTACAGGCAGGATCCGTATATGCGGCTGTTTCTTTCCGATGTGATCCTGCGCCCGTCCTGTTATCATTGCCCGGCAAAAGGTGCAAGCCGCGTGTCGGATCTGACCTTGGCGGACTTTTGGGGAATCCAAAATGTGGACTCCACCATGTTTGACGATAAGGGCACCTCACTGGTGCTGGTGCACAGCGCCGCCGGGAAACAAGCCTTGGCGCAGATCCGATCGGATCTACTACTGAAAGCAGAACCGTTGGAGTCGGCCTTAGCCGGGAACCCCAGTGCGCTGCATTCTGCTACGGAGCCGAAAGCACGGGCTGCGTTCTTTGCAGAATTTGAAAAACGGCAAGGTGATTTAGACTACCGGCGGGCGGCGGACAAATATTGCCTGTTCTATGGCAAAAGTGTAAAACAAAAGGCGGTTGCCTGTGCCAAAAAGCTGCTGCGCAGAGGATAA
- a CDS encoding oligosaccharide flippase family protein: MIYWLGMEYVGLNSLFTSILSVLNLAELGVGSAMTFSMYKPIAEQDTTRICALMRLYKIYYRIVGAVILVAGLVIIPVLPMLVKKDLPPDVNLYVLYLINLLTTVVSYWLFAYKNCLLFAHQRNDIGDKIGYVINTVKYGVQLAVLYFMRDYYAYIIVALLSGVVSNIVTAIVVDKLYPQYKAMGKLPKEDVQIINKRIKDLFTSKIGSVVYDSADTLVISAFLGLTALAKYQNYFFVMNTIFGFVTLITSSSLAGIGNSLVTESEKKNYKDLRKFTFLLSWLSAFCICCFACLYQPFMTLWVGKDNLLPYGMVIILCAYFIIRQINNLLNLYKDAAGMWHEDRWRPLICSLVNLVVNLILVQFWGLYGILISTIIAMLVVGMPWLTHNLFTVVFHCSWKPYVGRTLRYVALAAVCCGACVGVCHFITLPSLIVTMILRLLVCAVLPNGVFLIAYRKTDEFAYFAGLLNRLTKGKVPVLRRWSGC; this comes from the coding sequence ATGATCTATTGGCTGGGTATGGAGTATGTGGGGCTGAACAGTCTGTTCACCTCTATTTTGTCCGTGCTGAATTTGGCAGAACTGGGCGTCGGTTCAGCCATGACTTTCAGTATGTACAAGCCCATTGCTGAACAGGACACCACCCGCATTTGCGCCCTGATGCGGCTCTATAAGATTTATTACCGTATTGTGGGGGCTGTAATCTTAGTGGCCGGTTTAGTGATTATTCCGGTGCTGCCCATGTTGGTGAAGAAAGACCTGCCGCCGGATGTGAATCTGTATGTGCTGTATTTGATCAATTTGCTGACCACGGTGGTCAGTTATTGGCTGTTTGCGTACAAAAACTGCCTGCTGTTTGCCCATCAGCGTAATGATATCGGCGACAAGATCGGCTATGTTATCAATACGGTGAAATACGGCGTGCAGTTGGCGGTGCTGTACTTTATGCGGGACTATTATGCTTATATTATTGTTGCGTTGTTGTCCGGCGTGGTGAGTAATATTGTAACCGCTATTGTGGTGGACAAGTTATATCCCCAGTACAAGGCCATGGGCAAGCTGCCGAAGGAAGATGTGCAGATCATCAACAAGCGGATTAAAGATCTGTTTACTTCAAAGATCGGCAGCGTGGTTTACGATTCTGCGGACACGCTTGTAATTTCCGCATTTTTAGGCCTGACTGCGCTTGCAAAATATCAAAACTACTTCTTTGTAATGAATACCATTTTCGGCTTTGTGACCCTGATCACCAGTTCCAGCTTGGCGGGGATCGGTAACAGCCTGGTAACCGAAAGCGAGAAGAAAAACTATAAGGATCTGCGGAAATTTACTTTTCTGCTGTCCTGGCTGTCGGCTTTTTGCATTTGCTGTTTTGCCTGCCTGTATCAGCCGTTTATGACCCTTTGGGTGGGCAAGGACAACTTGCTGCCGTATGGTATGGTAATTATACTCTGTGCCTACTTCATCATTCGCCAGATCAATAATCTGCTGAATTTGTACAAAGACGCAGCGGGCATGTGGCACGAGGACCGCTGGCGCCCACTGATCTGCTCCCTGGTGAACCTGGTGGTGAATCTGATCTTGGTGCAGTTTTGGGGGCTTTACGGTATTTTAATCTCCACCATCATTGCCATGTTGGTGGTGGGTATGCCATGGCTGACCCATAATTTGTTTACTGTGGTGTTCCATTGCAGTTGGAAGCCTTATGTGGGCCGCACCCTGCGCTATGTGGCACTGGCGGCGGTTTGCTGCGGCGCGTGCGTTGGCGTTTGTCATTTTATCACGCTGCCGTCGCTGATTGTGACTATGATTTTACGGCTGCTTGTGTGTGCCGTGCTGCCCAATGGTGTGTTCCTGATCGCGTATCGAAAAACAGATGAATTCGCCTATTTTGCCGGGTTGCTGAACCGGCTGACCAAGGGTAAGGTGCCTGTGCTGCGGAGGTGGTCCGGTTGCTGA
- a CDS encoding polysaccharide pyruvyl transferase family protein, with the protein MNNKRKDKVGIATIVGQANYGNRLQNYALDSVLRNLGFDTVTFNDPLQVSFSIKHWAKQEVKRIFGLRDGYRLRRFRQFGKWDKRHLRWQDYHRASDCDYVVLGSDQIWNPDFWFVREALDFYFGTFAESQKRIAYAASIGVDQIPKELEDKYIQELSALKSISVRETQGAQIIQNLTGRSVPVVLDPTMLLTEQAWTALEKKPNYKVKKQFLLTYFLGALSAERQAFIQNIADKYDLQWIALDSEWVDEPQNLAHYMTTPDEFIWLVHHCRLMLTDSFHGSVFSILFGKPFRSFTREDNNLDMGSRLDTLFGSLGIGDWCRGSVQEDPNHIFYKDYASVPPVLERERRFALDYLKNALEIHE; encoded by the coding sequence ATGAATAATAAACGAAAAGACAAGGTCGGAATTGCCACAATTGTTGGCCAGGCGAACTATGGAAATCGATTGCAGAATTATGCACTGGATTCTGTTTTGCGCAATCTTGGCTTTGATACGGTGACTTTTAATGATCCGCTTCAAGTGTCCTTTTCAATAAAACATTGGGCCAAACAGGAAGTTAAGCGCATTTTTGGATTGCGGGATGGCTATAGGCTGCGGCGCTTTCGACAGTTTGGGAAATGGGATAAACGCCATCTGCGGTGGCAGGACTATCACCGGGCGAGTGATTGCGATTATGTAGTGCTTGGTTCCGATCAAATTTGGAACCCTGATTTTTGGTTTGTGCGTGAAGCGCTGGACTTTTATTTTGGCACATTCGCTGAATCGCAAAAACGGATTGCCTATGCGGCCAGTATTGGGGTGGATCAAATCCCAAAAGAATTAGAGGACAAGTATATACAAGAATTATCGGCACTTAAATCTATTTCTGTTCGAGAAACACAGGGCGCACAAATCATACAGAATCTAACCGGTCGATCTGTCCCTGTGGTGCTGGATCCGACGATGTTGCTGACAGAACAGGCGTGGACAGCACTGGAAAAGAAGCCAAACTATAAGGTGAAAAAGCAATTTTTATTGACTTATTTCTTAGGTGCGCTTTCTGCAGAACGGCAAGCGTTTATTCAAAACATTGCAGACAAGTACGATTTGCAATGGATCGCTTTAGATAGCGAATGGGTGGATGAGCCTCAAAATTTGGCGCACTATATGACCACGCCGGACGAATTTATTTGGCTGGTGCATCACTGCCGGTTGATGCTGACGGATTCGTTCCACGGCAGTGTGTTTTCTATACTCTTTGGCAAGCCGTTTCGCAGCTTTACTAGAGAAGACAACAACTTAGATATGGGAAGCAGGCTTGATACTCTTTTTGGCAGCCTTGGCATTGGCGATTGGTGCCGCGGCTCCGTGCAGGAGGACCCGAACCACATTTTCTATAAAGACTATGCTTCTGTTCCGCCGGTTTTGGAGCGGGAGCGGCGATTTGCACTGGATTATTTGAAAAACGCATTGGAGATTCATGAGTAA
- a CDS encoding glycosyltransferase, with translation MDQIYKELEIILVDDGSPDNCPAMCDAWAEKDSRIRVIHKENGGVASARNVGLDNAVGQYISFVDSDDWIDSTMIAELVSCAAEYHTDVTGMLYRIVYSNGWKTDMRIADDVPNIIYSTHCMESFYGCNKEFC, from the coding sequence GTGGACCAGATCTACAAGGAGTTAGAAATCATTTTGGTAGACGACGGCTCACCGGATAACTGCCCGGCCATGTGCGACGCTTGGGCAGAGAAAGACAGCCGTATTCGCGTGATTCATAAGGAAAACGGTGGCGTTGCGTCTGCGAGAAATGTCGGCCTTGATAATGCGGTTGGACAATATATTAGTTTTGTTGATTCGGATGATTGGATTGATTCGACGATGATAGCGGAGTTGGTTTCTTGTGCTGCCGAGTATCATACAGATGTAACCGGAATGCTTTATCGCATTGTTTATTCAAATGGCTGGAAGACGGATATGCGTATTGCGGATGATGTACCTAATATCATCTATTCTACACACTGCATGGAATCATTTTATGGATGCAACAAAGAATTCTGTTAA
- a CDS encoding acyltransferase family protein, giving the protein MKSEQWKWVDIAKGIGIILVFLGHFNIPDTLRAEIYTFHMPLFFFLSGVVFNGHKPINRFLGDEAKRMIVPYYCWAFFYFVLFKLLVQTVRGQSVNIGKDVYTYLTMGRKDTIWFLSALLCVQVMAYIFLRLVKYNKALLMFFALLLFSICYLFFYKRGIHNFWINADAAMMALPFFALGYNYRYYRTDIEVKLLHGGWTYWLLFITLSLANIGLGYLNYHLTGVQVDMFHNSYGNPFLMLLSACSGIAAVVLLSYRLNVRWIAYVGKNSMIYFVAHQRFYTVVDPYVLRILGIYIKNTLLLQWINAVVMVIASILLFSLINAVLSHIPAMAFMFGIKPNRSSK; this is encoded by the coding sequence GTGAAGAGTGAGCAGTGGAAATGGGTGGATATAGCTAAGGGTATTGGCATCATTCTTGTGTTTTTAGGACATTTCAATATCCCGGATACATTGAGAGCGGAAATATACACTTTCCATATGCCTTTATTTTTCTTTTTGTCCGGCGTTGTTTTTAATGGCCATAAACCGATAAATCGTTTCTTAGGTGATGAAGCAAAGCGAATGATCGTGCCTTACTATTGTTGGGCGTTCTTCTATTTTGTTTTGTTCAAGTTGCTTGTGCAGACCGTACGCGGACAAAGTGTCAATATTGGCAAAGATGTATATACATATCTGACCATGGGAAGAAAAGATACGATATGGTTTTTGAGCGCCTTATTGTGCGTGCAGGTGATGGCATACATATTTTTGCGTTTGGTCAAATATAATAAGGCATTGCTTATGTTCTTTGCATTGTTACTTTTTTCAATCTGTTATTTATTTTTCTACAAGCGCGGGATTCATAATTTCTGGATAAATGCAGATGCGGCAATGATGGCACTGCCTTTCTTTGCATTGGGGTACAATTATCGTTATTACAGAACTGATATCGAAGTAAAATTACTGCATGGCGGTTGGACATACTGGCTTTTGTTCATTACGCTTTCCTTAGCAAATATAGGTTTGGGATATTTGAATTATCATCTTACCGGTGTGCAGGTGGATATGTTTCACAACAGCTATGGAAATCCATTTTTGATGTTGCTGTCGGCTTGTAGTGGTATAGCGGCAGTGGTGCTGTTATCCTATCGGCTAAATGTGCGGTGGATTGCATACGTTGGTAAAAATTCTATGATTTATTTTGTAGCGCACCAAAGATTTTATACAGTAGTAGATCCGTATGTACTGCGCATATTGGGTATTTATATTAAAAATACACTACTATTGCAATGGATCAATGCTGTGGTGATGGTGATTGCTTCTATTTTGCTCTTTAGCTTGATTAATGCGGTTTTGTCGCATATTCCGGCTATGGCATTTATGTTTGGAATTAAACCGAACAGATCCTCTAAATGA
- a CDS encoding beta-1,6-N-acetylglucosaminyltransferase: protein MQKHAYMIIAHNEFDLLEILVRLLDDPRNDIYVHIDAKVKDFDFKSFQALTQYSRLRFTPRRISATWGDFSLVNTELLLLQTAVAGEDPAQPYAYYHLISGVDLPIKSNDDIHAFFEKNAGKEFVHFSENEPNSAFAARIRYYHLFRKKRNFFTKILAQIAFRLQVLFRVDRLKGQNLVVQKGTNWFSITGDFAKYIVSQAGRVEQLFAYCYCGDEVFVQTMLVNSPFAANLYMPNCNNDQMACARLIDWERGHPYVFRMADYDEIMQSPAMFARKFSMQADSEIVKAIQAALCNRKGNIVCEE, encoded by the coding sequence ATGCAAAAGCACGCATATATGATTATTGCGCACAATGAATTTGACCTGCTGGAGATCTTGGTGCGACTTTTGGATGATCCGCGAAATGATATTTATGTTCATATAGATGCTAAGGTCAAGGACTTCGATTTTAAGTCCTTTCAGGCGCTGACACAGTATTCCAGGTTGCGGTTTACGCCGCGCCGAATATCCGCGACCTGGGGCGATTTTTCGTTAGTAAATACAGAGCTGCTCCTTCTACAAACGGCAGTGGCAGGGGAGGATCCGGCGCAGCCGTATGCTTATTACCATTTGATCTCCGGCGTGGATCTGCCTATTAAATCTAATGATGATATTCACGCTTTTTTTGAGAAAAATGCTGGGAAAGAGTTTGTACATTTTTCCGAAAATGAGCCGAATTCGGCTTTTGCTGCAAGAATTCGCTATTATCATTTGTTTCGTAAAAAGCGGAATTTCTTTACCAAGATACTTGCACAAATTGCTTTTCGGTTGCAAGTTCTGTTTCGTGTAGATCGGCTGAAAGGACAGAATCTGGTTGTACAAAAAGGCACCAACTGGTTTAGCATTACCGGGGACTTTGCTAAGTATATTGTCAGTCAGGCGGGGCGGGTTGAACAGCTGTTTGCCTATTGCTACTGCGGGGACGAAGTGTTCGTGCAGACCATGTTGGTGAATTCGCCCTTTGCCGCCAACTTATATATGCCAAATTGCAATAACGACCAAATGGCTTGCGCGCGGCTGATCGACTGGGAGCGGGGGCATCCGTATGTGTTCCGTATGGCAGACTATGATGAAATTATGCAATCTCCGGCTATGTTTGCCCGCAAGTTCAGTATGCAGGCGGATTCGGAAATTGTAAAAGCAATACAGGCTGCGTTATGTAATAGAAAAGGAAATATTGTTTGTGAAGAGTGA
- a CDS encoding glycosyltransferase, with translation MDYGKVSVIVPIYKVESYLDQCVQSIVDQTYKNLEIILVDDGSPDNCPAMCDTWAGKDNRIRVIHKENGGFSSARNAGLDAATGDYIQFVDSDDWILPDMTAALVSCAVKENADVVRCGYCENVDGDMQEICTNSQTYCPEYNKLVIDIMNDGLMSGAVWNKLYKRSVLNGMRFRPGYSEDILFNYCVIQKKPKMVYMTGTYYVYRVNRASVTNSVFRPTAFSIIEVKKQIMGEQTDEQVKPYCLKGYLNSAMIVMNNMLSSGRCLEYYPGLRAEILKYKWTVWCSSLYGARDKAKMLLLALSAKLYHKAMPKK, from the coding sequence ATGGATTATGGAAAAGTCAGCGTGATCGTACCGATCTATAAGGTGGAGTCGTATTTGGATCAATGCGTGCAAAGCATTGTGGACCAGACCTATAAAAATTTAGAAATCATTTTAGTGGACGACGGCTCGCCGGATAACTGTCCGGCCATGTGCGACACTTGGGCGGGGAAAGACAATCGTATTCGCGTAATACATAAAGAAAACGGCGGCTTTTCGTCAGCACGCAACGCGGGACTGGACGCGGCAACCGGTGATTACATACAATTTGTGGACAGCGACGACTGGATTTTGCCGGATATGACTGCCGCGCTTGTGTCCTGCGCCGTTAAGGAGAACGCAGATGTTGTGCGCTGTGGTTATTGCGAGAACGTGGACGGCGATATGCAAGAGATCTGTACCAATTCGCAGACATACTGCCCGGAGTACAACAAACTGGTTATTGACATTATGAACGATGGGCTGATGAGCGGCGCCGTGTGGAACAAATTGTATAAGCGCAGTGTGCTGAACGGTATGCGCTTTCGCCCCGGATATTCCGAGGATATTTTATTCAATTACTGTGTGATCCAAAAGAAGCCGAAGATGGTTTATATGACCGGCACTTACTATGTTTATCGGGTGAACCGGGCGTCTGTGACCAATTCTGTGTTCCGGCCGACGGCGTTCTCCATAATTGAAGTGAAAAAACAGATCATGGGTGAGCAGACCGATGAGCAGGTCAAACCCTATTGCTTGAAAGGTTATCTGAATTCCGCCATGATCGTGATGAACAATATGCTCAGCAGCGGGCGGTGCCTGGAGTATTATCCCGGTCTGCGGGCGGAAATCTTGAAGTATAAATGGACGGTGTGGTGCTCCTCTTTGTACGGGGCGAGAGACAAGGCAAAAATGCTGTTGCTGGCCCTGTCGGCCAAACTCTATCACAAGGCTATGCCTAAAAAGTAG